A single genomic interval of Oryza sativa Japonica Group chromosome 7, ASM3414082v1 harbors:
- the LOC4343651 gene encoding uncharacterized protein: protein MAAAAADPLVAGATVSSDSDSDSDDLHLLLPNLLPSAATAASDAQLHHFHLPALPSPITVRTLPSLGLTFQLWPSASTLLRVLPASPLLLSRAPTPESPLGILELGSGTGAAGLALAAALPAHAVLSDLPAALPNLRHNASLNAPLLDARGGSVSVVPLPWGDAAAMEAVAAPPPASRFDLVVASDVVYYEALVDPLIETMRFFVKGEVVFVMAHMRRWKRTDKKFFAKARKLFDVEVVHEDPPLEGWRHGPVVYLFTEKKRRDKK, encoded by the coding sequence atggccgccgccgccgccgatcccctcgtcgccggcgccaccgtctcctccgactccgactccgactccgacgatctccacctcctcctcccgaatctcctcccttccgccgccaccgccgcatcaGACGCGCAGCTCCACCACTTCCACCTCCCCGCGCTCCCGTCCCCTATCACCGTCCGCACCCTCCCTTCCCTCGGCCTCACCTTCCAGCTCTGGCCATCGGCCTCCACCCTCCTCCGCGTGCTCCCCGcctcgccgctcctcctctcgcGCGCGCCCACCCCGGAGAGCCCGCTGGGCATCCTCGAGCTCGGctccggcaccggcgccgcggGCCTCGCCCTGGCCGCGGCGCTGCCCGCCCACGCCGTCCTCTCGGATCTCCCCGCGGCGCTCCCCAACCTCCGCCACAACGCGTCCCTCAAcgcgcccctcctcgacgcccgCGGCGGCTCCGTCTCCGTCGTCCCGCTCCCGTggggcgacgccgccgcgatggaggccgtcgctgctccgccgccggcttctcGGTTCGACCTCGTCGTGGCGTCGGACGTGGTGTACTACGAGGCGTTGGTTGACCCCTTGATTGAGACGATGCGGTTCTTCGTCAAGGGGGAGGTGGTGTTCGTGATGGCGCACATGAGAAGGTGGAAGCGCACGGACAAGAAGTTCTTCGCCAAGGCGAGGAAGCTGTTCGACGTCGAGGTGGTACACGAGGACCCGCCGCTCGAAGGGTGGCGCCATGGCCCGGTGGTCTACCTCTTTACCGAGAAGAAGCGGCGTGACAAGAAGTGA
- the LOC107277651 gene encoding L-type lectin-domain containing receptor kinase IX.1, whose amino-acid sequence MRSRTKYTCLLALYFSLSLKIAHVNPLSFKLNFTESNHNGSATIQLQEDAFYNKAVKLTKDELNGKITQSVGRAIYTDPVPLWDSTTGQLASFTTRFTFKIYAPTNDSSYGEGLAFFLSSYPSVVPNNSMDGYLGLFSNSNDQSDPLNQIVAVEFDSHKNTWDPDGNHVGINIHSIVSVANVTWRSSINDGRIANAWVTYQANSRNLSVFLSYQDNPQFSGNSSLSYSVDLSKYLPDKVSIGFSASTGKFVELHQILYWEFDSTDVHLMKTEKTKGILVISLSTSGSVVVCSIGLVCFFLCFRRIRRTTRSREKEKEKLDCDESIDSEFEKGKGPRRFQYNELVVATDNFAAERKLGEGGFGAVYQGFLKDQNIEIAIKRVAKGSTQGRKEYISEVKIISRLRHRNLVQLVGWCHEHGEFLLVYEFMPNRSLDKHLYDGGNLLAWPLRFKITIGVASALLYLHEEWEQCVVHRDVKPSNVMLDSGFNAKLGDFGLARLVDHDRGSQTTVIAGTMGYMAPECVTTGKASKETDVYSFGILALEIACGRRPVVPKEDNDRISLVQWVWDLYGRNEILNAIDGRLDGEFEEREVISLMVVGLWCAHPDYNIRPSIRQVISVLKFEAPLPDLPPKMPVAMYFAPPISLCRFSQSSNGTLKELERPNSYGNTSSSSATNDSCAPPSVRLPEVGY is encoded by the coding sequence ATGCGATCAAGAACCAAATATACTTGCCTCTTGGCTCTCTACTTTTCCCTATCCCTGAAAATTGCCCATGTCAATCCTCTGTCCTTCAAGTTGAACTTCACTGAATCAAATCATAATGGATCAGCCACAATTCAGCTCCAGGAGGATGCCTTCTACAACAAGGCGGTCAAGCTCACCAAGGATGAGTTGAATGGAAAGATCACTCAAAGCGTAGGCCGAGCAATCTACACCGATCCAGTGCCTCTCTGGGATAGCACCACCGGTCAGTTAGCCAGCTTCACAACCCGCTTCACGTTCAAGATATATGCACCCACGAACGACAGTTCGTACGGTGAGGGCCTAGCCTTCTTCCTCTCATCATACCCTTCTGTGGTCCCCAATAACTCCATGGATGGTTATCTTGGCCTCTTCAGCAATAGTAATGATCAGAGCGATCCACTCAACCAGATTGTGGCTGTTGAGTTTGACAGCCACAAAAACACTTGGGATCCAGATGGCAACCATGTAGGCATCAACATCCACTCAATTGTATCTGTAGCCAACGTGACATGGCGAAGTAGTATCAACGATGGCCGGATAGCCAATGCTTGGGTAACTTACCAGGCAAATTCAAGGAACTTGAGTGTCTTCTTGTCGTACCAGGACAACCCACAATTCAGTGGCAACTCCAGCCTATCTTATTCGGTTGATCTCAGCAAATATCTCCCTGACAAAGTGTCCATCGGATTCTCTGCTTCCACAGGTAAATTTGTAGAGCTGCACCAGATTCTTTACTGGGAATTTGATTCTACAGATGTGCACCTGATGAAGACTGAGAAAACAAAAGGTATATTGGTCATAAGCTTGTCTACGAGCGGTAGTGTTGTGGTCTGCTCAATTGGCTTGGTTTGCTTCTTTTTATGTTTTAGAAGGATTAGAAGGACTACAAGGtcaagagagaaggaaaaagagaaactAGACTGTGATGAGTCCATTGACAGTGAGTTTGAGAAAGGCAAGGGGCCAAGGAGATTCCAATACAATGAACTCGTAGTGGCGACGGATAATTTTGCTGCAGAGAGAAAGCTTGGAGAAGGGGGTTTCGGTGCAGTATACCAGGGTTTCTTGAAGGATCAAAACATTGAAATTGCCATAAAACGAGTTGCAAAAGGGTCAACACAGGGGAGGAAGGAGTACATCTCTGAGGTCAAGATCATCAGCAGACTAAGGCATCGGAATCTTGTGCAACTTGTGGGCTGGTGTCATGAGCATGGAGAGTTCTTGTTAGTCTACGAGTTTATGCCAAACAGGAGCTTGGACAAACACCTCTATGATGGTGGAAACCTGTTAGCATGGCCATTGCGGTTCAAGATAACCATAGGTGTTGCATCCGCCCTCCTGTATCTCCACGAGGAGTGGGAACAATGTGTCGTGCATCGTGATGTCAAGCCAAGCAATGTGATGCTTGATTCTGGATTCAACGCTAAGCTTGGGGACTTTGGGCTCGCACGGCTTGTAGACCATGACCGAGGCTCACAAACTACAGTGATAGCTGGGACCATGGGTTACATGGCTCCAGAGTGTGTCACTACTGGGAAAGCAAGCAAAGAGACTGATGTCTACAGCTTTGGCATTCTTGCTCTGGAGATAGCTTGTGGAAGGAGGCCCGTTGTGCCAAAGGAAGATAATGACAGGATCAGTTTGGTTCAATGGGTTTGGGATCTTTATGGAAGAAATGAGATACTTAATGCAATTGATGGAAGGCTTGATGGTGAATTTGAAGAGCGGGAAGTTATTTCCTTGATGGTTGTTGGACTTTGGTGTGCACACCCAGATTATAATATCCGGCCTTCAATTCGCCAGGTCATAAGCGTACTGAAGTTTGAAGCACCATTACCAGACCTTCCACCAAAGATGCCAGTGGCAATGTACTTTGCACCACCAATTTCTCTCTGCAGATTTTCACAGTCATCTAATGGGACACTGAAGGAGCTGGAAAGGCCGAACAGTTATGGAAATACGAGCTCGTCCAGTGCAACCAATGATTCTTGTGCCCCTCCCTCTGTTCGGTTGCCAGAGGTTGGTTACTAG
- the LOC4343652 gene encoding chaperonin-like RbcX protein 2, chloroplastic, whose translation MAAVARMAAAVVCLPSSSSSSSACRAAPLPWSRGVVVGVRRRRTVARAARRRGRRPGRRGLVIVDEFAGQYEEGFEDVHTEIMNYFTYKATSTVLHQLYEMNPPAYTWLYNYVVVNDPKEGKHFLIALAKERQDLAERVMITRLHLYSKWIKKCDHAKMYEKISNENLEIMRQRLMETVAWPTDDTNTSDTAK comes from the exons ATGGCTGCCGTCGCGCGGATGGCCGCCGCGGTCGTCTGCCTTCCCTCctcgtcctcatcctcctccgcgTGCCGCGCGGCGCCATTGCCGTGGtcccgcggcgtcgtcgtcggggtgaggcggcggcgcacggtggcgcgggcggcgcggcggagggggaggaggcccggccgccgcggcctcgtCATCGTGGACGAGTTCGCCGGGCAGTACGAGGAGGGGTTCGAAGACGTGCACACG GAAATCATGAATTACTTCACTTACAAGGCCACAAGCACGGTGCTCCACCAGTTGTATGAAATGAATCCACCTGCTTATACTTGGCTGTATAA CTACGTCGTGGTTAACGATCCAAAGGAGGGCAAACATTTCCTCATCGCACTCGCAAAG GAGAGGCAAGATTTGGCAGAGAGAGTGATGATCACACGACTCCACTTGTACAGCAAATGGATCAAG AAATGTGACCATGCAAAAATGTACGAGAAGATTTCGAATGAGAATCTGGAGATAATGCGTCAGAGGTTAATGGAAACTGTAGCGTGGCCAACGGACGACACAAACACCAGCGACACGGCGAAATGA
- the LOC4343653 gene encoding zinc finger AN1 and C2H2 domain-containing stress-associated protein 16 — protein MGTPEFPNLGKHCSVGDCNQIDFLPFTCDRCDHVFCLQHRSYTSHQCPNANQKDVTVLICPLCAKGVRLNPNEDPNITWDTHVNSDCDPSNYQKVTKKKKCPVPGCRETLTFSNTIRCKDCTKEHCLKHRFGPDHKCPGPRKPESTFPFGNMLRRSQKAESCSNSNSSSTSSSWWSSSLLTAATSFKSSAEAGMQKLSTATTQAIQKAKDGISTSSSNSGDLVEQCVQCPARFSTVGALIEHCEKSHQSNSQSSRSRVTVDVCPKCSKAFRDPVLLVEHVERDHGGTSRA, from the exons ATGGGGACGCCGGAGTTCCCCAACCTGGGCAAGCACTGCAGCGTCGGCGACTGCAACCAGATCGACTTCCTGCCCTTCACCTGCGACCGCTGCGACCAC GTCTTTTGCCTTCAGCACCGAAGTTATACATCGCATCAGTGTCCAAATGCAAATCAGAAGGATGTGACTGTCCTCATCTGCCCACTCTGTGCTAAAGGAGTTCGCCTGAACCCGAACGAAGATCCAAACATCACCTGGGACACCCATGTCAATAGTGACTGTGATCCATCAAATTACCAGAAAgtaacaaagaaaaagaaatgccCAGTGCCTGGGTGCAGAGAGACACTGACATTTTCAAACACAATTAGATGCAAAGATTGCACCAAAGAACACTGCCTGAAGCATAGATTTGGACCTGATCACAAGTGTCCAGGGCCAAGAAAACCGGAATCTACATTCCCCTTCGGAAATATGCTTAGGAGAAGTCAGAAAGCAGaatcatgttcaaattcaaaCAGCAGTAGCACTAGTTCATCCTGGTGGAGCTCTAGTCTTCTTACCGCAGCAACGAGTTTCAAATCATCTGCTGAAGCTGGGATGCAGAAATTGAGCACAGCAACTACccaagccatccagaaggctaaGGATGGGATCTCGACAAGCAGCAGTAACAGCGGTGATCTCGTGGAGCAATGTGTTCAGTGCCCAGCAAGATTTTCCACCGTGGGGGCCTTAATCGAGCATTGCGAAAAGTCCCATCAGAGCAACTCGCAATCAAGTCGTAGCAGAGTGACGGTCGATGTCTGCCCGAAATGCAGCAAGGCATTTCGAGATCCAGTGTTGCTTGTGGAGCATGTTGAGAGGGACCATGGAGGAACGTCAAGAGCGTAG
- the LOC4343654 gene encoding L-type lectin-domain containing receptor kinase IX.1 isoform X1, with protein MSPLDGGGLLGVFTNSTGMNPSAAAPIVAVEFDTFQNEWDQSSDHIGIDVNSINSTAVKLLSDRSLSNVTEPMVASVSYNNSTRMLAVMLQMAPQDGGKRYELNSTVDLKSLLPAQVAIGFSAASGWSEERHQVLTWSFNSTLVASEERRENATRGRPAAAVLAGVVVASVVVVGASICLFVMIRRRRISRRRTREEYEMGGSDDFDMNDEFEQGTGPRRFLYSQLATATNDFSEDGKLGEGGFGSVYRGVLSEPAGVHVAVKRISKTSKQGRKEYASEVSIISRLRHRNLVQLVGWCHGRGDFLLVYELVPNGSLDAHLYGGGATLPWPTRYEIALGLGSALLYLHSGYEKCVVHRDIKPSNIMLDSAFAAKLGDFGLAKLVDHGDASQTTAVLAGTMGYMDPEYAASGKASTASDVYSFGIVLLEMCCGRRPVLLQEQSIRSRLLEWVWDLHGRGAILEAADERLRGGELELDAKQVECVMVVGLWCAHPDRGVRPSIKQALAALQFEAPLPALPPTMPVPTYSSLPSLALYCDAAAASSSSSSAGFSSSTSGERSSTSSSAATAESSWLLKHNNRGSEKIVLGNN; from the coding sequence ATGTCTCCACTCGACGGCGGTGGATTGCTCGGCGTCTTCACCAACAGCACTGGCATGAatccgtccgccgccgccccgatcGTCGCGGTGGAGTTCGACACGTTCCAAAATGAGTGGGACCAGAGCAGCGACCACATCGGCATCGACGTCAACTCCATCAACTCGACCGCGGTGAAGTTGCTGTCTGACCGCAGCCTCTCCAACGTCACCGAGCCGATGGTTGCGTCGGTGAGCTACAACAACAGCACAAGGATGCTGGCCGTCATGCTGCAGATGGCCCCCCAAGATGGCGGCAAGAGGTACGAGCTCAACAGCACGGTTGACCTCAAGAGCTTGCTCCCCGCGCAGGTGGCCATCGGATTctcggcggcgagcgggtgGTCCGAGGAGCGGCACCAAGTACTCACCTGGTCTTTCAATTCGACATTGGTGGCGTCTGAAGAACGGAGAGAAAACGCAACGCGAGGTAGGCCGGCCGCTGCGGTGCTTGCAGGTGTCGTTGTAgcatccgtcgtcgtcgtcggggccTCGATCTGTTTGTTTGTAATGATCAGGCGGCGTAGGATATCTCGCCGGCGGACGAGAGAAGAGTACGAGATGGGCGGCTCCGACGACTTCGACATGAACGATGAGTTCGAGCAAGGCACCGGTCCGAGGCGATTTCTGTACAGCCAACTGGCCACCGCGACGAACGACTTCTCCGAGGACGGGAAGCTCGGGGAGGGTGGCTTCGGGTCGGTGTACAGGGGCGTCTTGAGCGAACCGGCCGGCGTCCACGTCGCCGTCAAGAGGATCTCCAAGACCTCCAAGCAGGGGAGGAAGGAGTACGCCTCCGAGGTGAGCATCATCAGCCGCCTCCGGCACCGGAACCTGGTGCAGCTCGTCGGCTGGTGCCACGGCCGCGGCGACTTCCTCCTCGTCTACGAGCTGGTGCCCAACGGTAGCCTCGACGCGCACctctacggcggcggcgcgacgctgCCGTGGCCGACCAGGTACGAGATcgcgctcgggctcggctcggcgctgCTCTACCTGCACTCCGGCTACGAGAAGTGCGTGGTGCACAGGGACATCAAGCCCAGCAACATCATGCTCGACTCCGCCTTCGCCGCCAAGCTCGGCGACTTCGGGCTGGCGAAGCTCGTCGACCACGGCGACGCCTCGCAGACGACGGCGGTCCTGGCGGGGACGATGGGGTACATGGACCCGGAGTACGCGGCCTCCGGCAAGGCGAGCACCGCGTCCGACGTCTACAGCTTCGGCATCGTGCTGCTGGAGATGTGCTGCGGGAGGAGGCCCGTGCTGCTCCAAGAACAATCCATCAGGTCCCGCCTCCTCGAGTGGGTCTGGGACCTCCACGGCCGCGGCGCCATCCTCGAGGCGGCcgacgagcggctgcgcggcggcgagctcgagctcgacgcGAAGCAGGTGGAGTGCGTGATGGTCGTGGGGCTCTGGTGCGCGCACCCGGACCGCGGCGTGCGGCCGTCCATCAAGCAGGCGCTCGCCGCGCTCCAGTTCGAGGCTCCGCTGCCGGCTCTTCCTCCGACGATGCCCGTGCCGACGTACTCCTCCTTGCCGAGCCTTGCATTGTACTGCGACGCGGCGGCAGCTAGCTCGTCGTCATCCAGTGCAGGGTTTTCTTCTTCCACGAGTGGCGAGCGTTCGTCGACGAGCTCCTCTGCAGCAACCGCCGAGTCGTCGTGGCTACTTAAGCACAACAACAGGGGCAGTGAAAAAATAGTATTAGGCAACAATTGA
- the LOC4343654 gene encoding L-type lectin-domain containing receptor kinase IX.1 isoform X2 codes for MGGSDDFDMNDEFEQGTGPRRFLYSQLATATNDFSEDGKLGEGGFGSVYRGVLSEPAGVHVAVKRISKTSKQGRKEYASEVSIISRLRHRNLVQLVGWCHGRGDFLLVYELVPNGSLDAHLYGGGATLPWPTRYEIALGLGSALLYLHSGYEKCVVHRDIKPSNIMLDSAFAAKLGDFGLAKLVDHGDASQTTAVLAGTMGYMDPEYAASGKASTASDVYSFGIVLLEMCCGRRPVLLQEQSIRSRLLEWVWDLHGRGAILEAADERLRGGELELDAKQVECVMVVGLWCAHPDRGVRPSIKQALAALQFEAPLPALPPTMPVPTYSSLPSLALYCDAAAASSSSSSAGFSSSTSGERSSTSSSAATAESSWLLKHNNRGSEKIVLGNN; via the coding sequence ATGGGCGGCTCCGACGACTTCGACATGAACGATGAGTTCGAGCAAGGCACCGGTCCGAGGCGATTTCTGTACAGCCAACTGGCCACCGCGACGAACGACTTCTCCGAGGACGGGAAGCTCGGGGAGGGTGGCTTCGGGTCGGTGTACAGGGGCGTCTTGAGCGAACCGGCCGGCGTCCACGTCGCCGTCAAGAGGATCTCCAAGACCTCCAAGCAGGGGAGGAAGGAGTACGCCTCCGAGGTGAGCATCATCAGCCGCCTCCGGCACCGGAACCTGGTGCAGCTCGTCGGCTGGTGCCACGGCCGCGGCGACTTCCTCCTCGTCTACGAGCTGGTGCCCAACGGTAGCCTCGACGCGCACctctacggcggcggcgcgacgctgCCGTGGCCGACCAGGTACGAGATcgcgctcgggctcggctcggcgctgCTCTACCTGCACTCCGGCTACGAGAAGTGCGTGGTGCACAGGGACATCAAGCCCAGCAACATCATGCTCGACTCCGCCTTCGCCGCCAAGCTCGGCGACTTCGGGCTGGCGAAGCTCGTCGACCACGGCGACGCCTCGCAGACGACGGCGGTCCTGGCGGGGACGATGGGGTACATGGACCCGGAGTACGCGGCCTCCGGCAAGGCGAGCACCGCGTCCGACGTCTACAGCTTCGGCATCGTGCTGCTGGAGATGTGCTGCGGGAGGAGGCCCGTGCTGCTCCAAGAACAATCCATCAGGTCCCGCCTCCTCGAGTGGGTCTGGGACCTCCACGGCCGCGGCGCCATCCTCGAGGCGGCcgacgagcggctgcgcggcggcgagctcgagctcgacgcGAAGCAGGTGGAGTGCGTGATGGTCGTGGGGCTCTGGTGCGCGCACCCGGACCGCGGCGTGCGGCCGTCCATCAAGCAGGCGCTCGCCGCGCTCCAGTTCGAGGCTCCGCTGCCGGCTCTTCCTCCGACGATGCCCGTGCCGACGTACTCCTCCTTGCCGAGCCTTGCATTGTACTGCGACGCGGCGGCAGCTAGCTCGTCGTCATCCAGTGCAGGGTTTTCTTCTTCCACGAGTGGCGAGCGTTCGTCGACGAGCTCCTCTGCAGCAACCGCCGAGTCGTCGTGGCTACTTAAGCACAACAACAGGGGCAGTGAAAAAATAGTATTAGGCAACAATTGA